A window of Natrinema versiforme contains these coding sequences:
- a CDS encoding PQQ-binding-like beta-propeller repeat protein, producing the protein MNDDKSNNKDSGTGDELPASEWPMYGVDPQNTGYHPTATGPTGDDVELNTVFESEGVISNSPAIVDETLYVAADNHLHAVDLPSGDLEWKEEVNASPTAHPAVGKGVYAGTKDGIVAIDRDGEEVLWREDIGISSINPVIAGDAVIGTQNLLLHRFDPENGDETTLHNMRNHQGRGPHTNVPAFNNGSVYFAGENTLYAVDSENGEIEWRFKNPNEEPLGESNPAVADGTVYVGGEDQRLYAIDAENGEEEWSIGIDARVECSPSIANGTVYFGGAGTGAQKFFAVDIKSQEYLWDPIKLPYRVQTKPLIADGIVYIPSYHDLVALNSSNGTVKWHYKEFGKREGESIRAPLAISNDILYVPTAGGNVYEVKEK; encoded by the coding sequence ATGAATGATGACAAGAGCAATAACAAGGATAGCGGGACCGGTGATGAACTGCCAGCCAGCGAGTGGCCGATGTACGGAGTCGATCCGCAGAATACGGGGTATCATCCGACTGCGACTGGGCCGACGGGAGACGATGTGGAGCTAAACACGGTCTTCGAATCTGAGGGTGTAATTAGCAATAGCCCGGCGATCGTCGATGAAACGCTCTACGTCGCTGCTGACAACCATCTACACGCAGTTGATCTTCCGAGTGGAGACCTCGAGTGGAAAGAAGAAGTGAACGCATCACCCACCGCTCATCCAGCTGTTGGTAAGGGGGTATATGCCGGAACAAAAGATGGGATCGTTGCGATTGACCGCGACGGAGAGGAGGTATTGTGGAGGGAAGATATCGGTATTAGCAGTATCAATCCAGTCATTGCTGGTGATGCGGTAATCGGAACACAAAATCTGCTTCTTCATCGTTTCGACCCAGAAAATGGTGATGAAACAACTTTACATAATATGCGCAATCATCAGGGTCGCGGGCCACACACGAACGTACCAGCGTTTAATAATGGAAGTGTGTATTTTGCAGGTGAGAATACACTCTATGCAGTAGATTCTGAAAACGGTGAAATCGAGTGGAGATTTAAGAACCCAAATGAAGAGCCACTAGGAGAGAGTAATCCAGCAGTCGCAGATGGAACTGTCTATGTTGGTGGCGAGGATCAGCGACTGTACGCAATTGATGCCGAGAATGGCGAAGAGGAATGGTCAATTGGAATCGACGCACGTGTGGAATGTAGTCCATCAATAGCGAATGGGACCGTCTATTTTGGTGGAGCAGGCACAGGAGCACAGAAATTCTTTGCTGTCGACATCAAATCTCAGGAGTATCTGTGGGATCCGATAAAGCTCCCATATCGTGTACAGACAAAGCCATTGATTGCTGATGGGATCGTTTATATACCTAGCTATCATGATTTGGTTGCCCTCAACTCAAGTAACGGTACCGTGAAATGGCATTATAAAGAGTTTGGAAAGAGAGAGGGAGAATCAATCAGAGCACCACTTGCCATCTCGAATGATATTCTTTATGTCCCAACCGCAGGTGGAAATGTTTATGAAGTGAAGGAGAAGTGA
- a CDS encoding chromosome partitioning protein ParA — protein sequence MIVAVSGGKGGVGKSTVSLNLGRELDAVVVDGDLTTADLPRGHGPDLHDVLAGRADPLEAIDRHQAVRFLPAGRTLAGARAADVTTLPRVLERIERECGRVVVDCPAGLARDVGHQLESAQMTVLVTTPTESALADALRTRRLALDLETPVAAVVLNRADAAAVDRLADRVERTFGAPAIGIEERSAVADAQRRWRAVRDVYPNCGAVDAIRTVARRIERCEKRLSDRIGVV from the coding sequence ATGATCGTCGCCGTCAGCGGCGGGAAAGGCGGCGTCGGCAAATCGACGGTCTCGCTCAACCTCGGCCGCGAACTCGACGCGGTCGTCGTCGACGGCGATCTGACGACCGCGGACCTCCCGCGCGGTCACGGGCCGGACCTCCACGACGTGCTGGCCGGTCGAGCCGACCCGCTCGAGGCGATCGACCGACACCAAGCCGTCCGATTCCTCCCGGCCGGACGCACGCTCGCCGGTGCCCGAGCGGCGGACGTGACGACGCTTCCACGCGTCCTCGAGCGGATCGAACGCGAGTGCGGGCGCGTCGTCGTCGACTGCCCGGCCGGGCTGGCACGCGACGTGGGCCACCAGCTCGAAAGCGCCCAGATGACGGTCCTCGTGACGACACCGACCGAGTCGGCGCTGGCCGACGCACTCCGCACGAGACGACTCGCGCTCGATCTCGAGACGCCGGTCGCAGCGGTCGTACTCAACAGAGCTGACGCCGCCGCCGTCGACCGGCTCGCCGACCGCGTCGAGCGGACGTTCGGCGCGCCGGCGATCGGGATCGAAGAGCGGTCGGCGGTCGCCGACGCACAGCGCCGGTGGCGCGCCGTCCGCGATGTCTATCCGAACTGTGGCGCAGTCGACGCGATCCGGACGGTCGCTCGACGGATCGAACGCTGTGAGAAGCGGCTGTCCGATCGAATCGGTGTCGTCTAA
- a CDS encoding AAA family ATPase → MIAIAGAKGGCGKTVTTIGLAEAFGRRGTAAIAVDADRQLPNVHVAGGVDREPTLEALEPGTNVDSVAQSSPRVSNVGLLSAPEPSTEVDFGTAFELLEADGVRTFVDCPSGAGPDVVEPLSAADGVIVVTTDGERSCSAAETTIEMARRLEIPVLGTVLNRCDSVPEAVESWTDVPVLGRVPDESSPLTNEATCVAYDELAQTLERRASPDRTPVEYDGDLLPTGIDDLDRRLGGGLAPGSLVAVVADPASQSEQLLYEATAVRGTLYLSTERSAANVERALEATATTTGNPTVRRLDGGDEPGAAMDLIEKLPAASTLIVDPVNALESGDRDAYVTFLDDLKEQLVATESIGLLHCLDEPGDAAHRSATTHAVDAVFEMETVATEAGSTLEHRLSIPKFRAGGRSIEPIELEFGDSSSPVESVGDDS, encoded by the coding sequence ATGATCGCTATCGCGGGTGCGAAAGGCGGCTGTGGAAAGACGGTGACGACGATCGGGCTCGCCGAAGCGTTCGGCCGGCGCGGGACGGCGGCGATCGCCGTCGACGCCGACCGGCAACTGCCGAACGTCCACGTCGCGGGTGGCGTCGATCGGGAACCGACGCTCGAGGCGCTCGAGCCGGGTACGAACGTCGATTCGGTCGCACAGTCGAGTCCGCGGGTCTCGAACGTCGGACTGCTCTCGGCTCCGGAGCCGTCGACGGAGGTCGACTTCGGGACGGCCTTCGAACTGCTCGAGGCCGACGGCGTCCGAACGTTCGTGGACTGCCCGTCGGGGGCGGGTCCCGATGTCGTCGAACCGCTCTCGGCGGCCGACGGCGTGATCGTCGTGACGACCGACGGCGAGCGCAGTTGCAGTGCCGCCGAGACGACGATCGAGATGGCGCGTCGACTCGAGATCCCGGTGCTCGGAACGGTACTGAATCGATGTGACAGCGTTCCGGAGGCGGTCGAATCGTGGACCGACGTTCCGGTGTTGGGGCGAGTTCCCGATGAATCGTCGCCCCTGACGAACGAGGCGACCTGCGTGGCCTACGACGAACTCGCACAGACGCTAGAGCGGAGGGCGTCACCGGACCGAACGCCGGTGGAGTACGACGGCGACCTGTTACCGACGGGAATCGACGACCTCGACCGGCGCTTGGGCGGGGGGCTGGCTCCGGGGTCGCTGGTCGCGGTGGTCGCGGATCCGGCCAGCCAGTCGGAGCAGCTCCTCTACGAGGCGACCGCCGTCCGCGGGACGCTCTATCTCTCGACCGAACGGTCGGCCGCGAACGTCGAGCGAGCGCTCGAGGCCACGGCGACGACGACCGGAAACCCGACGGTTCGCCGCCTCGACGGCGGTGACGAGCCTGGGGCGGCGATGGACCTGATCGAGAAACTCCCCGCCGCGTCGACGCTCATCGTCGACCCCGTAAACGCACTGGAGAGCGGCGATCGGGACGCCTACGTCACCTTTCTCGACGACCTCAAAGAGCAGTTGGTCGCGACCGAGAGTATCGGTCTGTTACACTGTCTCGACGAGCCGGGAGACGCTGCCCATCGGAGCGCGACGACGCACGCGGTCGATGCGGTCTTCGAGATGGAGACGGTCGCGACCGAGGCCGGATCGACCCTTGAGCACCGCCTCTCGATCCCGAAGTTCAGGGCCGGTGGGCGGTCGATAGAGCCGATCGAACTCGAGTTCGGTGACTCCTCGAGCCCGGTCGAATCAGTCGGAGACGACTCCTGA